A genomic segment from Vicugna pacos chromosome 17, VicPac4, whole genome shotgun sequence encodes:
- the RPSA gene encoding small ribosomal subunit protein uS2 has protein sequence MSGALDVLQMKEEDVLKFLAAGTHLGGTNLDFQMEQYIYKRKSDGIYIINLKRTWEKLLLAARAIVAIENPADVSVISSRNTGQRAVLKFAAATGATPIAGRFTPGTFTNQIQAAFREPRLLVVTDPRADHQPLTEASYVNLPTIALCNTDSPLRYVDIAIPCNNKGAHSVGLMWWMLAREVLRMRGTISREHPWEVMPDLYFYRDPEEIEKEEQAAAEKAVTKEEFQGEWTAPAPEFTATQPEVADWSEGVQVPSVPIQQFPTEDWSAQPATEDWSAAPTAQATEWVATTTEWS, from the exons ATGTCCGGAGCCCTTGATGTCCTGCaaatgaaggaggaggatgtCCTGAAATTCCTTGCAGCAGGAACCCACTTAGGTGGCACCAACCTTGACTTCCAAATGGAGCAGTACATCTACAAAAGGAAAAGTGATG GTATCTACATCATAAATCTGAAGAGAACCTGGGAGAAGCTTCTGTTGGCAGCTCGGGCCATTGTTGCCATTGAAAACCCAGCTGATGTCAGTGTCATATCCTCCAGGAATACTGGCCAG CGAGCTGTGCTGAAGTTTGCTGCTGCCACTGGAGCCACGCCTATTGCTGGCCGCTTCACGCCTGGAACCTTCACTAACCAGATCCAGGCAGCTTTCCGGGAGCCGAGACTTCTGGTGGTTACTGATCCCAGAGCCGACCACCAGCCTCTCACCGAGGCATCTTATGTTAACCTGCCTACCATCGCCCTGTGTAACACGGACTCCCCTCTGCGCTACGTGGACATTGCCATCCCGTGCAACAACAAG GGAGCTCACTCAGTGGGTCTGATGTGGTGGATGCTCGCCCGGGAGGTTTTGCGCATGCGCGGCACCATCTCCCGGGAGCACCCGTGGGAGGTCATGCCTGATCTCTACTTCTACAGAGATCCTGAAGAG attgaaaaggaagagcaGGCTGCAGCTGAAAAGGCCGTGACCAAGGAGGAATTTCAGGGTGAATGGACAGCTCCCGCTCCCGAGTTCACTGCTACTCAGCCTGAGGTGGCGGACTGGTCCGAAGGCGTGCAGGTGCCCTCTGTGCCCATTCAGCAGTTCCCTACTG AAGACTGGAGCGCTCAGCCCGCCACTGAAGACTGGtctgcagctcccactgctcaggCCACCGAATGGGTTGCAACCACCACGGAGTGGTCGTAA